The following DNA comes from Noviherbaspirillum sp. L7-7A.
TGGCCGATGGCATTGCCGATCAGGTAGTTCACGGTATTGCCAGCCACCGCCGCGAACAGCAGCAGGCCCATCAGCAGCCAGACATTCAGCTCGCCAGTCGCGGCAAAGGCGCCGCCGATGAACAGCAGCGTGTCGCCGGGCAGGAAGGGAAACACGACCAGGCCGGTCTCGGCAAACACGATGGCGGAAAGTACGCCGTAGACCATCTGGCCATATTCGGCGATGACCTTGCCGAGAGACTTGTCGACGTGCAGGATCATGTCGACGAGTTGCATGAAGTCCATTGTTTTCCTTGTAAAAATGTTAAAGAAATGCCGCAAAATCATACACTACGGCTTGCCCGGCCTGCCATCCTTCCCGGGCGTTCAACGCTCGACCGCACGCAAACCTGCTGTCTGCACAAGGCTATAATCGCTGTATGAATGCACAGATACAGCAGGCGCGACGCGCCATCCAGCCACTTTCCGACCAGCTCATTTCCCAGATCGCGGCTGGTGAAGTCATCGAGCGTCCCGCCGCGGTGGTCAAGGAATTGCTGGAAAACGCGCTCGACGCCGGCGCCACCCAGATCACGATCAAGCTCGACCAGGGCGGCGTCAAGCGCATCGCCATCTGCGACAACGGCCGCGGCATTCCGCCAGAGGAAATGCCGCTGGCCCTGGCGCGCCATGCCACTTCCAAGATCGCCTCCCTGTCCGACCTGGAAAGCGTGCTGTCGCTGGGCTTTCGCGGCGAGGCGCTGGCCTCGATCGCCTCGGTGGCGCAGGTCACGCTGACCTCGCGCACGGCCGACGCGCCGCATGCCTGGGAAATTGCGCCCGGCGCCCGCGAGCCGGCGCCGGCCTCCGGCGCGGTCGGCACCACGGTCGATGTGCAGGACCTGTATTTCAATACGCCGGCCCGGCGCAAGTTCCTGAAGTCGGAACAGACCGAATACGGCCACTGCGTGGAAGTGGTGCGCCGCATCGCACTGGCGCGGCCGGATGTCGCCTTCACCCTGAGCCACAACGGCCGCACCGCCGAGCACTGGACCGCCTGCGAGATGGACAAGCGCAGCGCCCAGCTGCTGGGCGACGACTTTGCCCGGGCCAGGCTGCCGCTGGAGGAAGCCAGCGGCGTGCTGCGCATCCAGGGCTTCGCCGGCCTGCCCACCGCCGCCCGGCTGCGCGCCGACGCCCAGTACTTCTACGTCAATGGCCGCTTCGTGCGCGACAAGCTGCTGACGCACGCGGTGCGCGCCGCCTACCAGGATGTGCTGCATGGCGACCGCTATCCCTCCTACGTGTTGCGGCTGGACCTGGACCCGACCCTGGTCGATGTGAACGTGCATCCGTCCAAGATCGAGGTGCGCTTCCGCGACGGCCGTGCGGTGCACCAGTTCGTGTTCCACGCCGTCAGCCGGGCGCTGGCCCAGACCTCGGCCACCGCCGCCGGGTCCGCGCCGGCGCCGCAGCCGGCCGCCACGCTGGCGGGCACGGCGCCCTGGCGGCCACAGCCGCAGCAGCAGGCCACGTTCGCGTCACAGTTCACGCCACGCTTCGGCGATACCGGCAGCGGCGGCGGCGTGGCCCAGTCCACCGCCAGCTACGGCGCGCTGTTCGCGGGCCTGAAGCCGGCCGGCGACGCCAGGCCGGCCAGCCTGTTCGACGCCGGCGACCTGGCGCCAACCGCATCGGCAGCCTTCGCCGCGCCAGCCGCCCACGCGCAGTCCCAGACCGGGAATGCGGACGCCGAGGAATTCCCGCTGGGCTTCGCGCTGGCCCAGCTTCACGGCATCTTCGTGCTGGCGCAGAACGCCGCCGGCCTGGTGCTGGTGGACATGCATGCGGCCCATGAACGCATCCTGTACGAGGAATTCAAGCGCTCGCTGGACGCCGACGCGGTGCAGGTACAGCCGCTCCTGATTCCGGTGACGTTCTTCGCCGACCCGGTCGAGGTCGGCGCCGTCGAGGAAAACCGGGAAACGCTGGAAGCGCTCGGCTTCGATATCGCGGTGATGTCGCCCACCACGCTGGCGG
Coding sequences within:
- the mutL gene encoding DNA mismatch repair endonuclease MutL; protein product: MNAQIQQARRAIQPLSDQLISQIAAGEVIERPAAVVKELLENALDAGATQITIKLDQGGVKRIAICDNGRGIPPEEMPLALARHATSKIASLSDLESVLSLGFRGEALASIASVAQVTLTSRTADAPHAWEIAPGAREPAPASGAVGTTVDVQDLYFNTPARRKFLKSEQTEYGHCVEVVRRIALARPDVAFTLSHNGRTAEHWTACEMDKRSAQLLGDDFARARLPLEEASGVLRIQGFAGLPTAARLRADAQYFYVNGRFVRDKLLTHAVRAAYQDVLHGDRYPSYVLRLDLDPTLVDVNVHPSKIEVRFRDGRAVHQFVFHAVSRALAQTSATAAGSAPAPQPAATLAGTAPWRPQPQQQATFASQFTPRFGDTGSGGGVAQSTASYGALFAGLKPAGDARPASLFDAGDLAPTASAAFAAPAAHAQSQTGNADAEEFPLGFALAQLHGIFVLAQNAAGLVLVDMHAAHERILYEEFKRSLDADAVQVQPLLIPVTFFADPVEVGAVEENRETLEALGFDIAVMSPTTLAVRAIPVLLKNADAQGLARDVLRDLREYGGSRVLVERRNELLGTLACHTAVRANRALTVPEMNALLRQMEATERADQCNHGRPTWVQLGLSELDRLFLRGQ